Proteins from one Esox lucius isolate fEsoLuc1 chromosome 19, fEsoLuc1.pri, whole genome shotgun sequence genomic window:
- the isg20 gene encoding apoptosis-enhancing nuclease translates to MERTMSEAGTSTERKNYRCHWGLLSNYRYLSRKAMLLRTVENARTRKKKQNTNQIPNKKRKRTEDEKEALDTAQRLKKIQLCEWPTGTEVDSALKSTVPKTHGVTFGLPLPAIVEDFIKTASGNNRVDNQNISVDRKQVATALREQWELDSGFSSETSPPASGRCTPCHNMCPTTMVAMDCEMVGTGPGGRTSEVARCSLVDYHGNVLYDKYILPRHPVTDYRTRWSGIQKHHFQNAQPFPEARTEILQILEGKVVIGHALYNDFQALDFMHPGHMVRDTSGTSLLRRLAGFSIKRCVSLKILANSLLNRQIQVGRKGHSSVEDALASLDLYKLVEEDWEQEMRERMRDRESGAVSDPATSNHYMQDKYWPEVLTEDAL, encoded by the exons ATGGAAAGAACCATGTCTGAAGCGGGGACTTCAACTGAAAGGAAAAACTATCGCTGTCATTGGGGACTCCTCAGTAACTACAGATATTTATCTCGGAAAGCTATGCTCCTACGTACTGTGGAGAACGCCAGAACAAGAAAGAAGAAGCAAAATACAAATCAAATCCCCAATAAGAAGAGAAAAAGGACAGAGGATGAAAAAGAAGCACTGGACACAGCTCAAAGATTAAAAAAGATACAGTTATGTGAATGGCCCACAGGCACCGAAGTTGATAGTGCTTTAAAATCCACAGTCCCAAAGACTCACGGTGTTACATTTGGTCTGCCATTGCCCGCTATTGTTGAGGATTTTATAAAAACTGCTTCTGGCAACAACAGGGTAGACAACCAGAATATTTCGGTTGACAGAAAGCAGGTTGCGACAGCTCTAAGAGAACAATGGGAGTTAGACAGTGGTTTctcgtctgagaccagtcctCCGGCTAGCGGTCGCTGTACGCCCTGCCACAATATGTGTCCGACCACCATGGTGGCCATGGACTGTGAGATGGTTGGTACGGGGCCAGGCGGGCGCACCAGTGAAGTTGCACGTTGCAGCCTAGTGGATTACCATGGCAACGTCCTTTACGATAAGTACATTCTTCCTCGCCATCCCGTGACTGACTACAGGACCCGATGGAGTGGCATCCAAAAGCACCATTTTCAGAACGCTCAGCCATTCCCCGAGGCAAGGACTGAG ATTCTACAAATACTGGAGGGGAAAGTTGTGATTGGCCACGCTCTGTACAATGACTTTCAGGCCTTGGACTTCATGCACCCAGGTCATATGGTCAGAGACACCAGTGGCACAAGTCTACTTAGGCGACTGGCGGGCTTCTCCATTAAGCGCTGCGTATCGCTTAAGATCCTGGCCAACAGCCTTCTTAACAGGCAAATACAG GTTGGAAGAAAGGGCCACAGTTCAGTGGAGGATGCCCTGGCTTCCTTGGACCTGTACAAGCTAGTTGAGGAGGACTGGGAACAGGAAATGCGAGAGAGGATGAGGGACCGGGAAAGTGGTGCCGTTTCAGACCCCGCTACCTCCAACCACTACATGCAGGACAAGTACTGGCCTGAGGTCTTGACAGAGGACGCTCTATGA